A genomic window from Candidatus Andeanibacterium colombiense includes:
- the aguB gene encoding N-carbamoylputrescine amidase has translation MSTLTVAALQLALNSADERDNIAAVGALVEEAAADGAQVVLPPELFSGPYFCRTEDEHLFELARPTLEHPSVVAMRKLGKALKIAIPVSFFERDGHHYYNTVAMIDADGEVLGTYRKSHIPDGPGYEEKYYFRPGNDGLKVWDVFGTRIGVGICWDQWYPEAARVMALQGAEVLFYPTAIGSEPYDTDLDTSRMWRRAMIGHAVSNCMPVVAGNRIGVEGEQTFYGHSFIADEWGDLVSEFGAEETGVLLAPLDLKRAARHRAGMGFFRDRRPELYARIARDE, from the coding sequence ATGAGCACCCTCACCGTCGCCGCCCTCCAGCTTGCGCTCAATTCCGCCGACGAGCGCGACAATATCGCCGCGGTCGGCGCACTGGTGGAAGAGGCCGCGGCCGACGGGGCGCAGGTGGTTCTGCCGCCCGAGCTGTTCTCCGGCCCCTATTTCTGCAGGACCGAGGACGAGCATCTGTTCGAACTCGCCCGTCCGACGCTCGAGCACCCCTCCGTGGTCGCGATGCGCAAGCTCGGGAAGGCCTTGAAGATCGCGATCCCGGTCAGCTTTTTCGAACGCGACGGGCATCATTATTACAACACCGTGGCGATGATCGACGCGGATGGCGAAGTGCTCGGCACCTATCGCAAGAGCCACATTCCGGACGGGCCGGGCTATGAGGAAAAGTATTATTTCCGCCCCGGGAACGACGGGTTGAAGGTGTGGGACGTCTTCGGCACCAGGATCGGCGTCGGCATCTGCTGGGACCAGTGGTATCCCGAAGCCGCGCGGGTGATGGCGCTGCAGGGCGCGGAAGTGCTGTTCTACCCGACCGCGATCGGCAGTGAGCCCTATGACACTGATCTTGACACCAGCCGCATGTGGCGCCGCGCGATGATCGGCCATGCGGTGAGCAACTGCATGCCGGTGGTGGCCGGCAACCGTATCGGGGTGGAGGGCGAACAGACCTTTTACGGCCACAGCTTCATCGCCGACGAATGGGGCGATCTGGTGAGCGAATTCGGGGCCGAGGAAACCGGCGTGCTGCTCGCGCCGCTCGACCTCAAGCGCGCGGCCAGGCACCGCGCCGGCATGGGCTTCTTTCGCGACCGGCGGCCGGAGCTCTATGCGCGCATCGCGCGCGACGAATAG
- the msrA gene encoding peptide-methionine (S)-S-oxide reductase MsrA, which translates to MTTETAIFAGGCFWCTEAVFKSLAGVENVESGYIGGEVPDPTYKQVCGGDTGHAEAIRVTFDPAVISYGDLLDVNFATHDPTTLNRQGNDVGTQYRSAIFPLSDEQRAEAKAAIARANADHDGRVVTTIEGPAEWYPAENYHQDYWEGEGQRNPYCLAVIPPKLAKLRKGFAERLKA; encoded by the coding sequence ATGACGACTGAAACGGCGATCTTCGCGGGCGGGTGCTTCTGGTGCACCGAGGCGGTGTTCAAATCGCTGGCCGGGGTCGAAAACGTCGAGAGCGGCTATATCGGCGGCGAAGTCCCCGATCCGACCTACAAGCAGGTCTGCGGCGGCGACACCGGCCATGCCGAAGCGATCCGGGTGACCTTCGATCCGGCGGTGATTTCCTATGGCGACCTGCTCGACGTGAACTTCGCGACCCACGATCCGACCACGCTCAACCGCCAGGGCAACGACGTCGGCACGCAGTACCGCTCGGCGATCTTCCCGCTTTCGGACGAGCAGCGCGCGGAAGCGAAAGCCGCGATCGCGCGCGCCAATGCCGATCATGACGGGCGGGTGGTGACGACGATCGAAGGGCCGGCCGAATGGTATCCGGCAGAGAATTACCACCAGGATTACTGGGAGGGCGAAGGCCAGCGGAACCCCTATTGTCTCGCAGTGATCCCGCCCAAGCTGGCGAAACTGCGCAAGGGCTTCGCCGAACGGCTCAAGGCCTAA